The genomic region AGCATTTGACATCACCATGCTATCCAGGACTGGCAGCTAGATATCCTTTATGGCCACCACATTGCTGTCTTCATATGTCAGATCTTCAACCACGGTTCTAGGAAACGTGACTGCAGTAAGAACTGGAATATTATAAAGTAGGATTGGGATATCTTTCTGGGTTGTCTTACACTTCACCATGAGATCATATGCTGGTGAAACGTATAAATTCGTTGC from Methanosarcinales archaeon harbors:
- a CDS encoding dihydrodipicolinate synthase family protein, with amino-acid sequence MVKCKTTQKDIPILLYNIPVLTAVTFPRTVVEDLTYEDSNVVAIKDI